A genome region from Eremothecium gossypii ATCC 10895 chromosome VII, complete sequence includes the following:
- the BBC1 gene encoding Bbc1p (Syntenic homolog of Saccharomyces cerevisiae YJL020C (BBC1)): MNAAKEPEVPFDVIAKYTYESIHDGDLNFEDGQRIEVISIEDNQWYYGHFVDGAGNEQEGIFPKNYVEVAQDDIHSAPTGGIGMHAGHFPSLDPAAQMPYAVEARREERREAPELVKLHAGPVFTPETTPVTARDSKLARGSAVIGEESSAGVVEPPQFSFKERLALLQEHQRRESELLKRIHAERTQEDADTLHEGAARRSSFLDLDYAYPAGADETDTQRVAEKEAEEEDEEEDNAGLKLSEESRRAAIRNRMAVLSTAGRFGVAGAFNPFSVAVAAGLEAEPQPRAAEARKEEPVAAPIPVLPGATGASLNFRRSSETTAYSTQADQPLEDSGSELGVGDKSDDISLNLNPMSIDTPGNLADEESEAYFDKEADIGSGFKSADTVTTGPETSEAIIASLASKIVMPRLTSEDPSEDYQLHAKLVAEVPSLAGIGRDSTTSDRVSPTRNERDISSPVSPSGRAFKGSLDSARSSKDFGASSKVAPSLANFATIAPTPAPKVSHTSSTSASPTRRKSPSPVSEATAKKAAPPPPPSTVGAHTDLEAPTMAPPPPPIGHLEDAKEPSVSFGKSSKSYKSRSLREFAGRSMREQHASVRETTRSVVDRPKSTALEPAKVSLQPARTLEPKRTPNAISKFAPPPPPPTNTTVTMPTSSTQIGAVLDLSTKDSVDDGLIGDAHEPTIKFERDDTWWLEKTVPKSLVNSRGKFIWEVDEKLIEKRHGARMVCRDFYFLFEDYSQLHSCVVYNEQDSIHTVKYWEEVIPFDPEEALAVESTDMNSQLFAKAYDMLGKTTKKFIPTLFSELPSLIPPIESCTYGVTVLTYDAGGTLDSEAMKSVKLGDLLVIMSGHFVTHARLLHRSKFEVTPDKPRVSIISEYDYNKKKIRVIEDHNGKVRQGSYKLSEFVKGQMKICRAVTRNVVGW; encoded by the coding sequence ATGAACGCGGCCAAGGAACCAGAGGTTCCATTCGATGTGATTGCCAAGTACACGTACGAGTCCATCCATGATGGTGATTTGAACTTTGAGGATGGTCAGAGGATTGAAGTTATATCTATAGAGGACAACCAGTGGTACTATGGGCATTTTGTGGACGGAGCCGGAAATGAACAAGAGGGTATCTTCCCCAAGAATTACGTTGAGGTGGCACAAGATGATATACATTCCGCACCCACCGGGGGGATTGGGATGCATGCAGGGCACTTCCCATCGTTGGACCCTGCTGCACAGATGCCTTACGCGGTGGAGGCGCGGCGGGAGGAGCGGCGCGAGGCGCCGGAACTGGTGAAGCTACACGCAGGGCCGGTGTTCACACCAGAGACGACGCCAGTGACGGCGCGGGACAGCAAGCTAGCGCGGGGGAGCGCGGTGATTGGGGAGGAGAGCTCTGCGGGGGTAGTGGAGCCGCCTCAGTTTAGCTTCAAGGAGCGACTCGCGTTGTTGCAGGAGCACCAGCGGCGCGAGtcggagctgctgaagcgCATCCATGCGGAGCGCACACAAGAGGATGCGGATACGCTCCATGAgggcgcagcgcgccggAGCTCGTTCCTTGACTTGGACTATGCGTACCCCGCAGGGGCGGATGAGACAGATACGCAGCGCGTTGCGGAGAAGGAAGCTGAAGAagaggacgaggaggaaGATAATGCGGGTCTCAAGCTTTCAGAGGAGTCTAGGCGCGCAGCAATACGGAACCGGATGGCTGTATTGTCCACCGCGGGGCGCTTTGGCGTGGCGGGCGCGTTCAATCCGTTTAGCGTGGCGGTTGCCGCGGGGCTCGAAGCCGAGCCTCAACCACGCGCTGCGGAGGCCAGAAAAGAGGAGCCTGTGGCGGCACCCATTCCTGTTCTCCCAGGCGCCACCGGTGCGTCTCTCAACTTCCGCCGTTCCTCGGAGACCACTGCATATTCGACGCAGGCCGATCAGCCGCTCGAGGACTCGGGCTCTGAACTTGGCGTCGGCGACAAGTCGGACGATATCTCGTTGAATCTCAATCCCATGTCGATCGACACGCCGGGCAACTTGGCCGACGAAGAGAGCGAGGCGTACTTCGACAAAGAGGCCGATATTGGGTCTGGCTTTAAGTCAGCCGATACAGTGACCACGGGTCCTGAGACCAGCGAGGCAATCATCGCCAGTCTTGCCTCGAAGATTGTGATGCCCCGGTTGACTAGCGAGGACCCATCTGAGGACTACCAGTTGCACGCAAAGTTGGTGGCAGAGGTCCCCTCCTTAGCCGGTATTGGCAGGGATTCAACGACCTCTGATCGAGTGTCCCCCACTCGGAACGAGCGGGATATTTCGTCGCCTGTATCCCCCTCGGGTCGCGCATTTAAAGGAAGCTTAGATTCCGCCAGGAGCTCGAAGGATTTCGGCGCGTCCTCGAAAGTGGCACCTTCGCTCGCGAATTTCGCCACGATTGCTCCTACTCCTGCTCCGAAGGTCTCTCATACTTCCTCTACGTCTGCTTCCCCAACGAGGAGAAAGTCACCGTCACCTGTTTCGGAGGCTACAGCGAAGAAGGCAGCACCTCCCCCACCTCCTTCCACAGTAGGTGCACATACAGACTTGGAAGCACCTACTATGGCACCTCCACCTCCACCAATTGGTCATTTGGAGGATGCGAAGGAGCCAAGTGTAAGTTTTGGCAAGTCTTCTAAAAGCTACAAGAGCCGGTCTCTTCGTGAATTTGCCGGTAGGAGCATGCGCGAGCAGCATGCATCCGTTCGTGAAACAACGAGAAGCGTGGTAGATAGGCCTAAGAGTACCGCGCTAGAGCCGGCTAAAGTATCGCTACAGCCAGCTAGGACCCTAGAGCCCAAACGTACACCAAATGCTATATCAAAGTTTGCACCTCCACCTCCACCTCCAACTAACACAACTGTTACTATGCCTACATCCAGCACACAAATTGGCGCTGTGTTGGATCTATCTACAAAGGACTCTGTTGATGACGGGTTGATTGGCGATGCTCATGAACCTACAATTAAGTTTGAGAGGGACGATACGTGGTGGTTGGAAAAAACGGTACCAAAGTCTTTGGTAAACAGCAGGGGTAAGTTCATTTGGGAGGTTGACGAGAAGCTTATCGAAAAGCGCCATGGAGCAAGGATGGTATGCCGTGATTTTTACTTTTTATTTGAAGACTATTCCCAGTTGCATTCATGTGTTGTCTACAATGAGCAGGACTCTATTCATACTGTAAAATACTGGGAAGAAGTCATTCCTTTCGACCCCGAGGAGGCCTTGGCTGTTGAATCTACGGATATGAACAGCCAGCTTTTCGCTAAGGCATACGATATGCTAGGCAAGACTACCAAAAAGTTTATTCCAACTTTATTCTCAGAACTTCCTAGTCTTATTCCTCCGATTGAAAGCTGCACTTATGGCGTCACGGTTCTAACATACGATGCAGGTGGTACGCTTGATTCTGAGGCTATGAAATCTGTTAAGCTTGGCGATTTACTAGTTATTATGTCAGGCCATTTTGTTACTCATGCGAGATTGCTACACAGAAGCAAGTTTGAGGTTACACCAGATAAGCCCCGTGTTAGCATTATTAGCGAGTATGACTACAATAAAAAGAAGATTCGAGTCATCGAAGATCACAATGGTAAGGTTAGACAGGGTAGCTACAAGCTATCTGAATTTGTCAAAGGCCAAATGAAGATTTGCAGGGCTGTCACTAGGAATGTTGTAGGATGGTGA
- the PEX35 gene encoding Pex35p (Syntenic homolog of Saccharomyces cerevisiae YGR168C) — protein MATLTVQQIIELVTREQDIRASIARVARVLKVGGLLIVWRALRGGAGAAARLAAAAATVATAYPWLLRATGSRWAAWNGTIGAGLALAGGVPEWLASYVAVEAAANAGAGLDAAVGKAGPRTRVLLKQAVAAVLVVALHQATVKAGLASRALFARRSFAMDFALFYGVWNALSLGRMAKQALLGGRRVPERRRATADADEELAPNAQHLVRRLRELNELAGAGSERVEKLLGGTVGRNFTICLKWAIWRQTVSWLFNCRPVRNVGGSQKVAVIMLSFLALNGDEYLNVNGRMLRFLLRSVVTQLLAARDPLLRPLLMVAGLNLEFYFYGR, from the coding sequence ATGGCGACACTGACGGTGCAACAAATTATCGAGCTGGTGACCAGAGAACAGGACATACGGGCGAGCATCGCGCGGGTCGCCAGAGTGCTCAAGGTGGGTGGGCTGCTGATCGTGTGGCGGGCGCTGCGGGGTGGAgcgggcgctgcagcgcgactggcagcggctgcggcaACGGTGGCCACGGCGTACCCGTGGCTACTACGGGCGACGGGCAGCCGGTGGGCCGCGTGGAACGGTACAATTGGGGCGGGGCTGGCGCTGGCCGGCGGCGTGCCGGAGTGGCTGGCGTCTTACGTGGCAGTGGAGGCTGCGGCGAATGCAGGGGCCGGGCTGGACGCGGCGGTGGGGAAGGCCGGGCCGCGGACGCGGGTGCTGCTGAAGCAGGCGGTAGCAGCGGTGCTGGTCGTGGCGCTGCACCAGGCAACAGTGAAGGCCGGGCTTGCTTCGCGAGCGCTGTTTGCGCGGCGCTCGTTCGCCATGGACTTTGCGCTCTTCTACGGTGTGTGGAACGCGCTGTCGCTTGGGCGCATGGCGAAACAAGCGCTGCTAGGGGGACGGCGCGTGCCagagcggcggcgggcgacTGCGGACGCGGATGAGGAGCTTGCGCCGAACGCGCAGCACCtggtgcggcggctgcgcgagctCAACGAGCTGGCGGGTGCGGGCAGTGAGCGCGTCGAAAAGCTACTCGGTGGCACGGTCGGGCGCAACTTCACCATCTGTCTGAAGTGGGCGATATGGCGCCAGACCGTGAGCTGGCTGTTCAACTGCCGCCCTGTGCGCAATGTAGGGGGCTCCCAGAAAGTGGCGGTGATCATGCTGTCTTTTCTGGCCCTGAACGGCGACGAGTACCTGAACGTAAACGGGCGCATGTTGCGCTTCCTGCTGCGCAGTGTGGTTACTCAGCTGCTGGCTGCCAGGGACCCCCTGCTCAGGCCACTACTGATGGTAGCGGGTCTGAACCTCGAATTCTACTTCTATGGACGGTAG
- the CLC1 gene encoding clathrin light chain CLC1 (Syntenic homolog of Saccharomyces cerevisiae YGR167W (CLC1)), with protein MANDYSSSDELSDRQSSGAERSHAGGAHRTGAGATSDSSEPIRKWQERREAEIAERDESEAAATQRLQAEAIKHIDDFYEVYSKKKQQQVEQARREAEEFLQQRDTFFDQDNTVWDRVLQLINTEDADVLGDRDRSKFKDILLRLKGQEHVPGAARG; from the coding sequence ATGGCCAACGACTACTCTTCAAGCGACGAACTCAGTGACAGACAGTCCTCCGGCGCTGAGCGCAGCCACGCTGGCGGGGCGCATAGAACCGGCGCTGGCGCCACCAGCGACAGTTCTGAGCCCATTCGCAAGTGGCAGGAGCGGAGGGAAGCAGAGATCGCTGAGCGCGACGAATCAGAGGCTGCTGCGACTCAGCGTCTACAGGCGGAGGCCATAAAGCATATTGATGACTTCTACGAGGTATACAGCAAGAAGAAGCAACAGCAGGTGGAGCAGGCGAGACGCGAAGCCGAAGAGtttctgcagcagcgcgatACTTTCTTTGACCAGGACAACACCGTGTGGGACCGCGTACTTCAGCTGATCAACACCGAGGATGCTGACGTGTTGGGAGACCGCGACCGTTCCAAGTTCAAGGACATTCTGTTGCGGCTGAAGGGCCAGGAGCATGTTCCAGGAGCAGCTCGCGGCTGA
- the TRS65 gene encoding Trs65p (Syntenic homolog of Saccharomyces cerevisiae YGR166W (TRS65)), with product MELLLPVSDSGPEARELSSLRGLHESRHFLIFDENLPIYLHYDPQSYEWRGLVIRINETVMFEGRDRSIWRVCGEDNVWKLDPEIVRERLFHSNVVMNNGNRNRITLHVLYTEKGMGATIVPGQEKTLPCFEALAEQELKAMVVDSAPEKEASLSYPIYSLLNVRLRNFTLPTKSIVLSSLDFQASKSFCELVRDPQISISFIKYELVDGVSAVSLAPMCSTKFPLVMSQYDSFSIIYRLVENKQRSQRIRITIEYQLTSDAHVYPVVTSWDTEVSSRRMGAGTAVYQPPSQSNTTYTTPYAASVPFFGNVLTSSANHLESTVSLHQQIQPKFNANVSFTFFEPAVLVSVGRKFTLRLLVSNSSQCAINLVVYYSSIRAKETHDMRRRRQYEGIVLLSNDYKVPIIYPGETYELELHCIAFIPGYYHHLRGLKVVDLDTKAVQEIGHSISILAS from the coding sequence ATGGAGCTGTTATTGCCAGTGTCAGACAGCGGTCCAGAAGCTCGGGAGCTGTCAAGCCTGCGGGGTCTACATGAATCACGTCATTTCTTAATCTTCGACGAAAATCTCCCCATCTACCTTCACTATGATCCGCAATCATACGAATGGAGAGGTTTGGTGATCAGGATAAATGAGACGGTTATGTTTGAGGGCCGGGACAGGAGTATCTGGAGGGTGTGTGGCGAGGACAACGTGTGGAAGTTGGATCCCGAAATAGTGCGCGAGCGGCTCTTCCACAGTAATGTGGTGATGAATAACGGCAATCGGAATAGAATCACGTTGCACGTTCTGTACACGGAGAAGGGAATGGGGGCAACCATTGTACCGGGGCAAGAGAAGACCCTGCCCTGTTTTGAGGCCCTGGCGGAACAAGAGCTGAAGGCAATGGTGGTGGACTCGGCACCGGAGAAGGAGGCGAGTCTGTCGTACCCGATCTATTCACTGCTCAACGTGCGTCTGCGGAACTTCACGCTACCAACCAAGAGTATCGTGCTCTCGTCGCTCGATTTCCAGGCGTCTAAGTCCTTCTGCGAGTTGGTGCGGGATCCGCAGATCAGTATCTCCTTCATCAAGTACGAGCTGGTAGACGGTGTGTCCGCGGTGTCGCTGGCCCCCATGTGCTCCACGAAATTCCCTCTGGTGATGTCGCAGTACGACAGCTTCAGTATCATCTACCGCCTGGTGGAGAACAAGCAGCGGTCGCAGCGTATCCGGATCACGATCGAGTACCAGCTCACCAGCGACGCACACGTATACCCCGTCGTCACGTCATGGGACACAGAAGTCTCTTCCCGGCGGATGGGTGCGGGCACCGCGGTATACCAGCCACCCTCGCAGTCCAATACCACTTACACCACCCCCTACGCTGCGTCGGTGCCGTTTTTTGGCAACGTACTCACGTCCAGTGCCAACCACTTGGAATCGACTGTTTCACTACATCAACAGATACAACCCAAGTTCAATGCCAACGTTTCGTTCACCTTCTTCGAGCCGGCAGTACTTGTATCCGTTGGCCGGAAGTTCACCCTTCGACTCCTGGTCAGCAACTCTTCTCAATGTGCAATAAATCTCGTCGTGTATTACTCATCTATCCGTGCCAAAGAAACCCATGACatgcggcgccgcaggcaATATGAAGGCATCGTCCTGCTCTCGAATGACTACAAGGTGCCCATAATCTATCCGGGGGAGACTTACGAGCTTGAGTTGCACTGCATCGCCTTTATCCCGGGCTACTACCACCACCTAAGGGGACTAAAAGTTGTCGACCTCGACACAAAGGCCGTCCAGGAGATTGGacatagcatatcaataCTGGCTAGCTAG
- the MRPS35 gene encoding mitochondrial 37S ribosomal protein mS45 (Syntenic homolog of Saccharomyces cerevisiae YGR165W (MRPS35); 1-intron) has translation MLLGAGTSLCLEAAHVRGARQALVSQRRHASRRKIAYPQYGFQLLPQDKKIKHDSNLKFSMRQFLGPRNFKGEYLYNRYFAVPDDHVPKYITPETERGQALVDPVTGRKVIMRGDVLERTQQTPQQGRRERLQPFPQNRYCVTNLVLDEQTKNTIYEKVQIEKKSIQEVSRMLNLKIPRIEAVVRLMEAEKKLEKQNRIKRDTRVMADTLFRMFPIFKPHHRENLSEIPVPSKALSSRILTISESEPFGPIDAAKLLELEPAADTLARIAEQGADATSADARQHTERVVYGERRDGERAKFRFVKKRVGEVGFRYGSANRDTKKDRRIGYDRLGRMIYL, from the exons ATGTTGCTAGGGGCTGGTACTTCGTTGTGTCTGGAGGCAGCGCATGTGCGGGGAGCACGGCAAGCCCTGGTAAGCCAGCGCCGGCACGCTTCCCGGCGGAAGATTGCATACCCACAGTATGGattccagctgctgccgcaggaCAAGAAAATCAAGCATGACTCGAACCTCAAGTTCAGCATGCGGCAATTCCTTGGGCCCCGCAACTTCAAGGGTGAGTACTTGTACAACCGGTACTTTGCGGTGCCGGATGATCACGTGCCCAAATATATCACGCCCGAGACGGAGCGCGGCCAGGCGCTCGTCGACCCTGTGACGGGCCGCAAGGTCATCATGCGCGGGGACGTCTTGGAGCGGACACAGCAAACGCCGCAGCAGGGCCGCAGGGAACGGCTCCAGCCTTTCCCGCAGAACCGGTACTGCGTGACGAACCTCGTGCTGGACGAGCAGACCAAGAACACAATCTACGAGAAGGTTCAGATAGAGAAGAAGTCCATCCAGGAAGTCTCGCGGATGCTGAACCTCAAGATCCCGCGCATCGAGGCGGTCGTGCGGCTCATGGAGGCCGAGAAGAAACTCGAGAAACAA AACCGCATCAAAAGGGACACTCGTGTCATGGCGGACACGCTTTTCCGCATGTTCCCCATTTTCAAGCCTCACCACCGTGAGAATCTCAGCGAGATTCCTGTGCCCTCCAAGGCCCTGTCCTCGCGTATTCTGACCATCTCGGAGTCTGAGCCTTTCGGGCCCATCGACGCCGCGAAGCTGCTTGAGCTCGAGCCTGCTGCGGACACCTTGGCTCGTATCGCCGAGCAGGGTGCCGACGCCACCTCGGCCGACGCGCGCCAGCACACGGAACGGGTCGTCTACGGCGAGCGGCGCGACGGCGAGCGCGCCAAATTCCGCTTTGTCAAGAAGCGCGTGGGTGAAGTTGGTTTCCGCTACGGTAGCGCCAACCGCGATACAAAGAAGGATCGCCGCATCGGCTATGATCGCTTGGGTAGAATGATTTATCTATAA
- the MPS3 gene encoding Mps3p (Syntenic homolog of Saccharomyces cerevisiae YJL019W (MPS3)) translates to MMSEDSRQRLYNQSIQNAYNALLSQKRGPRSSGFPSGSSAVAVQDEEPRLSDMSEFSDDDAQVDRAMIQDDEFDEEGGAEENDDYSRFKRSLLHDNHEDYGWLDDDDTDYTDQADKSFIQDDDDDDGSTYVYEGWSARRQGWGRWAVLGLGALFVVWILAGWGGASPASPDLYRRVNQLQTQLNHLTHEAETQRKSFRSELDSTINMVIQRFEQNIKRLLPGYTSKLESNIAQLESEMQQINQKLLMENVTLWQKELVIKLNEKLPEKIPIVMEDNSNMLLIPELHDYLSTLISQVVRESVTSLPQFKFNINDYIKEVLNNNFQFVDKQYFLTQLHESLMANKDEIWQELEPRLAHLTSPDAVPQQFSSVIMKKLMHKIYNANQHQWESDLNIATFAQGSKLLNHLCSKTHHGPVGPMYLLQDCNGCTSTYWNCDAAACSWAIRLVEPMYLIKLGYVHGKFSHNLQIMTAAPKKINVYVKLYEGTQNAPQNTKYWSRDSRFMFLGSWDYDIFDNRIRQDFELPLWFIQGKYLVRSIAFEVATNHGNNQYTSLRKFVVNAVTVQDLKLMDKFPRDWKIQVPDYSVMIDDQERIRASRIAQLHNAGSVPSFGDDELDA, encoded by the coding sequence ATGATGAGCGAAGACTCCCGACAGCGGCTCTACAACCAGAGCATTCAAAATGCTTATAACGCGCTGCTGAGCCAGAAGCGAGGGCCTCGGTCAAGCGGCTTTCCCAGCGGATCGTCGGCGGTTGCTGTCCAGGATGAGGAACCCCGGCTCTCTGATATGAGCGAGTtcagcgacgacgacgcgCAGGTCGACCGAGCAATGATCCAGGATGATGAATTTGACGAGGAGGGGGGTGCAGAAGAGAATGACGACTACTCACGGTTTAAAAGATCGCTGCTGCACGACAACCATGAGGACTACGGTTGGCTGGACGATGACGACACGGACTACACAGATCAAGCGGACAAGAGCTTTATCCAGGATGATGACGATGACGATGGTAGCACGTACGTGTACGAGGGGTGGTCGGCCAGGCGGCAGGGCTGGGGACGCTGGGCCGTGCTAGGGCTGGGGGCATTGTTTGTTGTTTGGATACTCGCGGGGTGGGGTGGGGCATCGCCTGCGAGCCCCGACCTGTACCGTCGTGTGAACCAGCTACAGACTCAGCTGAACCACCTGACGCACGAGGCCGAAACGCAGCGAAAGTCCTTCCGGTCGGAACTAGATTCGACCATCAACATGGTAATACAACGCTTCGAGCAGAACATAAAACGGCTCCTCCCTGGGTACACAAGTAAGCTGGAGAGTAATATTGCGCAATTGGAATCGGAGATGCAGCAGATAAACCAGAAGCTGCTGATGGAAAACGTGACGCTATGGCAGAAAGAACTAGTCATAAAACTGAACGAGAAATTACCTGAGAAAATACCCATTGTCATGGAGGATAATTCCAATATGTTGCTGATTCCCGAACTACACGATTATCTATCAACACTGATCAGCCAAGTGGTGCGAGAAAGCGTGACGTCGCTGCCGCAGTTCAAGTTCAACATTAATGACTACATCAAGGAGGTCTTGAATAACAACTTCCAATTTGTCGACAAGCAGTATTTTCTGACACAACTGCATGAAAGCCTGATGGCGAACAAGGATGAAATATGGCAAGAACTGGAGCCGCGGCTCGCACACCTGACGTCACCGGATGCGGTACCGCAGCAGTTCTCATCAGTGATAATGAAAAAACTGATGCACAAGATCTACAACGCTAATCAACACCAATGGGAGTCGGATCTCAATATTGCGACATTCGCCCAGGGCTCGAAGTTGCTGAACCATCTCTGTTCAAAAACTCATCACGGGCCCGTTGGACCAATGTACCTGCTGCAGGACTGTAATGGGTGCACCTCCACCTATTGGAATTGCGATGCTGCAGCGTGTAGCTGGGCTATACGCTTGGTCGAGCCCATGTACTTGATAAAACTCGGATACGTCCACGGCAAGTTCAGCCACAATTTGCAGATAATGACCGCTGCCCCTAAAAAGATCAATGTGTATGTGAAACTTTACGAGGGGACGCAGAACGCTCCGCAGAACACCAAGTACTGGTCGAGGGATAGTCGTTTCATGTTTCTAGGTTCCTGGGATTACGATATTTTTGACAACAGAATAAGGCAAGACTTCGAGCTACCCCTTTGGTTTATTCAGGGGAAATACCTGGTGCGCTCAATCGCCTTCGAGGTCGCGACCAACCACGGGAACAATCAATACACCTCCCTACGTAAATTCGTTGTCAACGCCGTCACTGTGCAGGATTTGAAACTGATGGACAAGTTTCCTAGGGATTGGAAAATCCAGGTCCCAGATTATTCTGTCATGATAGACGACCAAGAGCGTATACGAGCCTCCCGCATAGCCCAGTTACATAATGCGGGCAGCGTGCCGTCCTTCGGCGATGATGAACTCGATGCTTAA
- the TPH3 gene encoding Tph3p (Syntenic homolog of Saccharomyces cerevisiae YJL016W), whose protein sequence is MKNLFRRKKREGELSTAVDEKLRVGGTVVHGMKNTDYDSIKPILMLLDAQERKTYMSCDEGIECRLGSNMHQVASLVLTGTELRVRVLDPSSEYDIISVVGMQDLYAVLLSPSAGNEWRFNDELALIIHDPVAMSRLERAIALLHFEKWSLYKSLTATLLSTVGLQLPDIHLVLKRVHVFEDWCHIYVGGEWVKVWMHIDGSPKHKLKSMPLGIKFFKDNKVLNKKNLVCYITASELVEEAFFVPHSGSTLATDASALKVDTITSFLAQLDTIRYMGPVCWPADRQDVKSQSSTHSTTSSQKAPEATNAGHSRSFSVLSGQSQSDVDPALDTLRLGGLLIRPIPHAGIHHLESLVRFIIPFYDSLNLYGRPKRFNVDHMDPESLLFALPKLPAIDYLTPEEFELFLHEPFDRQNAWAQLKAFVATSIRHPARTRMQPTSISAVLDLQHIYPSPTGAPMKMPAVEPAAHSA, encoded by the coding sequence ATGAAGAACTTGTTCAGACGCAAGAAGCGTGAAGGTGAATTGTCCACCGCCGTGGATGAAAAGCTGCGCGTGGGAGGCACGGTAGTTCATGGCATGAAGAATACGGACTACGATAGCATCAAGCCGATTCTTATGCTTCTAGATGCACAAGAGCGGAAAACCTATATGAGTTGCGATGAGGGGATCGAATGTAGGCTAGGGTCTAACATGCATCAAGTCGCTTCGCTGGTTCTCACGGGCACTGAGTTAAGGGTCAGAGTATTGGATCCGAGCAGCGAATATGACATAATCAGCGTGGTCGGCATGCAGGATTTATATGCTGTCTTATTATCTCCGTCCGCAGGCAACGAGTGGCGTTTCAACGATGAGCTAGCCTTGATCATACATGATCCCGTTGCCATGTCGAGATTGGAACGGGCAATCGCTCTTTTGCATTTCGAAAAATGGTCGCTATACAAATCGCTCACAGCCACCCTCCTTTCGACTGTAGGGTTACAGCTTCCAGATATACACCTTGTTTTAAAGAGAGTACATGTCTTCGAGGATTGGTGCCACATCTATGTTGGTGGTGAGTGGGTGAAAGTGTGGATGCACATCGACGGCAGCCCTAAACACAAGCTGAAGTCGATGCCACTTGGTATTAAGTTCTTCAAAGACAACAAGGTCCTGAATAAGAAAAACCTGGTCTGTTACATTACTGCATCGGAACTCGTAGAAGAGGCGTTCTTTGTTCCACATTCCGGTAGCACCCTGGCCACAGACGCGTCCGCGCTAAAGGTTGATACCATAACGTCTTTCCTGGCGCAGTTGGACACCATTAGGTACATGGGCCCTGTGTGCTGGCCCGCCGATCGTCAAGATGTAAAGTCTCAATCATCCACACACTCAACCACATCCTCTCAGAAGGCCCCAGAAGCAACGAATGCAGGTCACTCACGTTCCTTTTCTGTGCTTTCGGGGCAGTCGCAGTCGGATGTAGACCCTGCGCTGGACACTCTGCGGCTTGGCGGCCTCCTCATCAGGCCAATCCCCCATGCTGGTATCCACCACCTGGAAAGCTTGGTCAGATTCATCATCCCGTTCTACGACTCCCTAAATCTGTACGGCAGGCCCAAGAGGTTTAACGTCGACCACATGGATCCCGAATCGCTGCTGTTTGCGCTGCCCAAGTTGCCCGCCATCGACTATCTCACGCCCGAGGAGTTCGAACTCTTCCTCCACGAGCCCTTCGACCGGCAGAACGCCTGGGCCCAGCTCAAGGCATTTGTCGCAACCAGCATAAGGCATCCAGCACGCACCCGCATGCAGCCTACGTCGATCTCCGCGGTCCTCGATCTACAGCATATCTACCCGTCGCCCACCGGCGCGCCGATGAAGATGCCCGCAGTGGAGCCGGCCGCCCATTCCGCCTGA
- a CDS encoding AGR313W-Ap (NOHBY751; No homolog in Saccharomyces cerevisiae; Syntenic homolog of unnamed Holleya sinecauda gene.) yields the protein MNAKIAFLLLAASLCYARPADPAVADSYLTEKLQPYMPDALALHSYAASHPTEFTENDRPEPNVEYYANSASWVKLDKTEFNSYIDRLKRKHHLAGENLELDDDKLFLRVEDTNLFDGLF from the coding sequence ATGAATGCCAAAATCGCCTTCCTACTACTCGCCGCCTCCCTGTGCTATGCCCGCCCGGCAGACCCCGCCGTGGCCGACTCCTATTTGACCGAGAAGCTACAGCCCTATATGCCCGATGCGCTTGCGCTTCACAGCTACGCCGCCAGCCATCCGACCGAGTTCACTGAGAACGATCGCCCCGAGCCTAATGTTGAGTACTACGCCAACAGCGCCTCCTGGGTCAAACTAGACAAGACTGAATTTAACTCATATATTGACCGCCTTAAACGGAAACACCACCTAGCGGGCGAGAACCTAGAGCTTGATGATGACAAGCTATTCCTCCGTGTCGAGGATACTAACCTTTTTGATGGCTTGTTCTGA